In Flavobacterium sp. 83, the genomic window GTTTTAATATTGTTTATTGGTCTTTCAAAAATAAATTTATTAATGAATTGTACCAAAGTTAATGCTGTTATTTTAGCTAAAATTCTTGTTTTAAAACCTTGAAAAGATTTAGCATAATTTCGTCTAATCATAAATTGATCACACAATTGAGAGAATAATGTCTCTATTCTTTTTCTTGATTTTCTAAATATGTAGGGTTGTTTTTTATACCCAATTTGATTGATTCTCATTGGAGTTTCTAATTTTATATTTGCTGTTTCAAACAAATCTAATTGTAATGGTGAAGACAAATAACCTCTATCTCCAAGAAGCACACAATCAGACATTTGATATTTTAAATCTTTTAATAAATGTACATCGTGAACACTTGCTTTTGTAATATCTATTGATTGAAAAACCCCAGAAACAGTACAAACTCCGTGAAGTTTGTAACCATAAAACCAAGAGTTTTGTGATGCACAAAAACCTTTATCTGGCGCAGTCTGAAAATCACCCTTACAAATTTTAATCCTATTATGACGAGCCATTTTACAAATCTCAAGTGGCATACTATCAACAACAAAATAGTTCTCAAATTCTGTGAATTTTG contains:
- a CDS encoding IS982 family transposase; this translates as MSDLEVVALSLTSEFMSIDSENSFFNQLQNGQISNLIERSQYNKRRKKLFHFAEEIRQHLYSKFTEFENYFVVDSMPLEICKMARHNRIKICKGDFQTAPDKGFCASQNSWFYGYKLHGVCTVSGVFQSIDITKASVHDVHLLKDLKYQMSDCVLLGDRGYLSSPLQLDLFETANIKLETPMRINQIGYKKQPYIFRKSRKRIETLFSQLCDQFMIRRNYAKSFQGFKTRILAKITALTLVQFINKFIFERPINNIKTQII